One Vicia villosa cultivar HV-30 ecotype Madison, WI linkage group LG5, Vvil1.0, whole genome shotgun sequence genomic window, tataataaaatatcttAAACGACCActaatttaatttgtaattttcCCATAAATAACTACAAACTTATGAGAAAATCATAGTTGAGTGAAGTGTGACTATGAGTGATGTCACTCTAATCATCTCAAAActtccaaaaaatccaaaaacggGTGTATACATacaattttttcttcttctctcctgTCGGATAAAAAAGCATTAACTTTTCCCATGTAAAGCGTGTCTTATATACAGTGTAACTTTTTAATGAAATATTGTGTAATTTCAAATACACATTTTTGAATCATTTTCTCTACGTCATACTAAAATGTACTCCTAAATACCTGTCATAGAAATGCCAAACAATGAATTCAATTTCCATTTCATCTAACAAAACCACCTGCACCAGTTGACTTGTACTATTCCACCATAATATTTCACACACGACTTGTAATTTGTCAAAGATACTAACACATTCACACTCTAAAATTATACAATTCAACTCTCTACCAAAATTACTACTTTAACTTCAAATCAAAATATACAATTCCAAAAGTCCAACCGTTTTGGTGGTTCAACACTTCAACCCACCCAATCCATCTTGACCCATCAAcctctaaatattaatttttcaaacATTAACTAACTATCATACAAAACAATCAATTTAACTCTAGATGGCCATCTCAGCTACACTCTTAaaactttaataataataaaaccattACTCCCACGTGTTACGGTTGATTACCAATTCCATTGCCGACGGAATTTCTTAGCCACCCAAAATTTCCGCAGTTTGTTCTCTATTTTCTAATTAACGCATTTGATTGTGATTGCTTTTTCCACCCTAGACCTTATAACAATCACATTTTATTTTAGATCTGTGAAGTGTGTGTATCTTTGTGTCTCACAAAGGACATTTAAGTAGACAAACTAAAATAAGTACAACAAATAACAATCACGACAAAAGTTTGGCTATCGAAACTGATCTAAAGAAATTTAATGTCATTGTGATGGATTTAGACGTATCCAAGTTAAATGttccaattttttgaaaaattaaggaaAAAGCTACAACGCTACTTATTCAGATGATGACTATGATGAAGGAATTATAGGTCGAATTAAGCGTACATATTTCTATGTTagttataatatttataagataAGTAGAATTGAGCCTTTCCAAAATTTTGGGTTTAGGGCTGACATGCATAACAGTTTCTCTCAAGATTGTTACGTCGGGATGTATGGGAAGTATTTTGAAAGCTGGGTCGGACGCACCTTGCTCACGACCTTGTGTTGAGGAATGGAAAAAACATGAGAAAAATTTCATTAATTTCTTGTCTAAGTGAGACGTTCAAAGAAATATTCTAAATGTGGCTCTTTGTGGGTAGTCTAGGGTGTGGCGCGTCTGAATAGGACATTCGAGTGCATTTGAGTATACTTGTGTTTCCAAGGTGCCATATGAACCGTTAACTATTAATTTTCCACCCTTACATTCTATAAAGTTAGCTCTCAACTCTCTTTTCTTATATAATGGTTACTTTTACTCTCATACAACTTTCATTCCCATCCACATTTTGCCCCTGTCATCTTAGCGCCTTCTTCTCTTCTACATTCCTATTCTCGTTATCTTTGTTTCCAATTGTCTTTCTTTTCGCTAGGGTTATCTCATTATCAACCTTTTTCTACTTCAACAAGTCTCTTTTACTTCATCTTTATTCCTAAGTACCACTTCTTACCTTACCCTTTTATCCTTTTAATTCTATTTCCCGCATAACCTAGGGCGTACACCAATAAACATGAAAGGATATGGTGGGGGTGACTCTCCCATATCGGCCATTTACGAGAACCATGACTTTTTTCATGATGAACCTTTGAAAGTCAATGGCCACATCCCAAATCTAATAGTTCTAAGTGACAATTCTAGGACTGGGGGAAGTTTCATCGAGAGTGGGAGTGACTCTCTTATTACTCATGATGGGAATAAGGAGGATAAATCACATTCTCTAAATTATATAAACGTAGTTTCCCACTTATCTTCCTCCATCTGAGTTCGCAATAAAATGGAAGCGACCATTGTTTCATAAAATGAGTAGAGTGGCTCGTAGTCGAAATCATACCGCTAAAGAGATTAGGGAACACCTCATCTTTAGGGATAAGAATCCCATTTCTGACTAATGTTATCTTTTTTGCAACAACTAAGACGACATGGTGAAACGAGGACACGCATATTTGGTGCAGCCATCTGACTCTAAACTTTATAACTTGGTTGGTTTTGAACTTGTGGGAGTCGTTTCCATGTTTAATTGAGTGGAAAAGGTGGAAGAAACCAAGATAGAGGTGGGTCATGTTTCTGATTGGGTAGTTTTTAATATTGACGAAGGAAAAAGGATTCGCAGTCATTACGACATATGTTCTGATCCCTTCTACGAATGCCTCTTTACTTGTTTAATATTTAGATTTCCCTTCACTTTGTTTAAAGAAAATTTGTTGAATCACCTAGACATCTCCCTTTCCCAGCTTTGTCTGTTTGGTTGGGCCTTTGTTGAGATGTTCCAATACTATTGTGAGTATCGGAAAACTGTACAGTCCATCAAGGTTTTCTCTAATTTATTCTGTGTCACGAACATCAAAGGATCCCTTCTATAGTCTAGGAATCATTTCATTCCATCAATAGATCAAGATGTCCAACATTTATATGGATAGTTGGAAATGTCTGAAGGACCATTACATTCTGGTAACCCCTCTGACTTTGGAGGCTCATTCGATTTTGTGTAAAGCCAATGATGGAGATCTTCCTCCCGCTAATGGCTATACTTTATCTGTTTATAACCTGAGTACACATCCATGAATCTCAGAGTCTTGTAACTAGAGGTCATATCGCATATTCGGTCTATTTTGGGCAATAAATATGAATCTTGGGGGCATGATACGTTCATATTAGTATAATCGATGCACATCTACCATTTATTTGATGTATTTCGATCCATGACCACATTAGCTATCCAAGTGTGGTATTTAAACTTGATTATGAAACCCACATTTTTCAACTTCTCTAGTTCCTCATTGAACGTCACCCTATATTCTTCACCAACATTGCATTTTCTCTGTGCCATTGATTTATCAATGAAATTTATGGCGAGATGGTGACAAACCGCCCTAGCATCAATACCCGACATATATTTAAATGGGACCACGTGAATAAATCAATGTTACTTATTAGTAAGGCGGTGTGTATACTTCATAATTAGTTACAAGGTCATTAAGGCGACTCCCAAAAGATTAAGGGAGGGTCTCCGAATGATGATGTTGTATCAAGATTGAGTGTATACTAAGATATATTTGACCTTGATCATcttttcatttgcattcatgtgGAATATTTTCTTGAGGGTTATGTGGCCTTTTAAATGCATGTGCTCGCTTGAGAGCCCAATTACTGAGCCATGTAACACCTTGATATTATTTAGATCCATTCCGAGCATTTTAAATGCATCCCATAATAAGACATCTATTGGGCTTCCTTGATCAATCAATTCTCACTTTCTATCTTAATTGTCATACTGCACCGTGACAACCATGGGGTCATTGACATGAACGTGTATACACGTGGCATCCTTTCTGCAGAAAATGATTTTTCAATTTTGACTTCTTTTATGAACTTGAAATGGGGTTGGCAGATGTATCATCCTACGATAGAACAAGTCAAGCACATCTTCTATGAGAGCAGCTGGATTCTTTACCTCTAACAAATCCACTTACTATAGTGTGAACGGGTGTGGCTACTCTAGTGGGTGTTACGATGCCCTTCCCTATCATTTTCTAAATGTACAATAAAAGGTGAGAATCTGCTCGCTAAAGATCAAAAGATTCTAACTGTGTGACTtctatgaatgatgaatgatctGCGTGCTTGCTTGAGTGCAATAAGGATACCCACATTGCCCTTCACAAATTTTGTTGTGCTTTGGGTAAGTGGAAGTTGAGAAAAGCCTACTCACACTAAGGGCGTGAGAAATTTTCTCTCAATGGGTGTTAGGTGAAAATTTATGATTCCCCTCTCCATTTTGGAATTAAGGCATTTATAGAAGATCATTTGGGTATAAGCTAGAAAGCCATGAGACAAATTTTCCATTCCTCCTAGAAAATATGGAACGGGGGAGATCGTGTTATCTCTCAATCAAGGGAGGAATGATTTCCCTTGTACCCAAATTCCTTGGTTGTTTCTCCTAAGGTGCCTCAAAAACCATGTGTATCACATAAGTCAAGTTGTCGGTTTTGGATCAAGCCCAACTCGTTCTTTGGGCAGCCACCTTATTTCGTACGCTTTAGGTGACTTGCTTTACTCGGAACCTCTTGGGCGACCAAGTTTCATTCAGGCGCTTTCCCACTTTAGTTGCATCATGCATAATTTCTTTTAAGTGTACAATTCCAACTCCTAAGCTATTTGATTTTCATTCTAATGCAATCTTATTCAATTAGTTTTATATAAACCTAACTAAGATTAAAACTTAAAGAAAGTCCACATTGGTTAAGGATGAAATCTCTTGTTTGCTCTATGAATTGATCACCTTTTCCTGTCCAAGTTGGTGTTGATCTCCAAATCCTTCTACATTTTTCTCTTGCTAATTTACTTCAGTTTTGTTGCATCCCATCTTATGATTGATCctcaaattttagtttttttctaaaaccattaGTGGTAGTAGGGATGGAATCTTGCGCAACTAATGGAAACTTGCTCCCAAGTTTCATAATCTCCACTCCAAGTGTGGAAAGAGAAAAAGACCACAAAATTCCGAATTTCTCCCAATCTTTGTCTTAAATACTTTGGCATGTTAATACTATTATAACCCTCATTAATCTTGTGAAATTCCCCTATTGACCTTCttcttattttataattttgaatatGTCAGTTGATGTTAATTACACTTAAAACACTTTCCATCCATAAAAATTAAGGTCATAAATAATTGCATGTCCTAATAACTAAAGAATGAGAAATACGAGATATTATACCTTATATGGAAATGAATTGAGAGGTCTATTACAATACACAACTACCATTAACAATACATAaacttttgtttataaaaaaagaaaatacataAACTTTTGACAAAGCTTCCATTAGATTGCTAAGCCTACCCTATTTGCAAATGTAATAGTCATCCACATTGATTTGGATAATAAACAAGATATTTTCCAAAACAAAGAGATTCTAAAGTTTCTCAACTAGATATATAgaaattttgatttgtatttgggGTTGACTTATTTCTAacctccaaatatttttattatccaTAGTGGGGGTTGACCAAAACACTTGGATTCTAATGTCTTTCAACTTGTCCTCTTCTATTCGTTTtattccaattattgcattgccACAAAAACCCACCAAACGTAATATCTGCTGCATATTCCATATGCTTTAACCGGGGCCTGTTATTTGGTACAAAAGAAAAGTTGAATTTAATGAGTTGATAATTTAAGTTCTAACAAACATGTGGAATTGTGAGATCTACTCATATAAACCTACCATAAAAGACAAAGCAAAATCACTAACAAAAGGATAGTGTGTGAGACATTGCTATTAAGGATGGCCACTTGGTTCCTTATGCTTCAAGTCCATTGGAATCAACTAACTCATAATAGGAGAGAGAGGTTGAGAGGGTTTGGGACCAACCATGCCCACTTTGTTCTGTTTCCCTTGTTTTCTTCTTGTTTCAATTTACCTTTTTGACTAGAAAACTTTTATTGGTTCTTTAAGACTCTTAGCATATACCCTATCATGTACTCAAGGGTTGCTTTGCTAGCATTATTTTAGGTGGATATACTAAGGAGGGTTATGGTGGATCATTAACAATTTTCGGCAGGGCGATTGAAATATTTAGCTGAGTGGTTTAGATTTTTATGCTTTTGAAATTGCCTAACAAGAGGTTTTAGATTTGAATTCAACCTTGATTACGCAACATTGTTAAATACTTTTGAGAAAGAATTTTGTCGTCCATTATAATTATTAAGATTCGAGATATTAATCTCTGCAGTTTTAGCAGAAGATATCCGATTTTTACTGgaaaaacatgattttgaaaatacacataaaattaattatgctttaacttttttctatttttacacTTTTAGTTCCGAATTCAAAATGATTGAAACATATTATTAGTTTGTTGATACATGACATCaagtgttatttttaattaaaatgtacaAAATTTGCATCAAAATTTGCATGACTCATGAATACTTGATGTGTAAGCTCATTATAACAATAATGAAAGAGGTGAAAAATGTAATTTTGAATAATCAAAACTTGAATTATAAACCATCTAATGTTGATGGAAGTAGCATCTTTACAATACCTACATGAAAATTAAAATTACTACCTACAAAACTACCATCCCTAAAATCATGCCCACTAATTCCATCTTTCACATTACTTTCTACcaaccttttcaaaatcaactcaTCACTTGTTGAACCTAATTCTGACCCACAATTGCAAAAACTATCAACTTCATTCTCTCTAATTGTGATCCAAttttcatcaacatcatcattatTATCATGCCACCTTGCCAAACAAGGCTCAACTGTTAACCTTCTGATTCTATCATCAACCAAAGTCTCAAGACTTTTTGTGTGAATCAAATTGCCAAACTTAAGGctctctgattcttccattgaactCCAAAAGCCTTGTTCGAGAATACTTGTTGGTGAATATGAATTAGGTTCCACAACTTGCTTAGCACTAGAACTCAACTCTTCAAGATATGGATGCTTCAAAAGTTGACTAGCTGTAAACCTCTCTTTTGGATTCTTCCTTAAACATTTCCCTAAAAAGTCCTTTGCTTGATCAGATAATAAACATGGAATCAATGGAACTTCATTGGAATATGCTATATGAAAAAGTGCTGAAATAGGGTCATCTGCATTAGGCCACGGCGAAGAACCGGTGAACATTTCGATTATAGTGCAACCAAGTGACCAGATATCACTAGGACATTCTTGTTCCTCGCCGCGCGCCACCTCCGGTGCCATGAAAATCGGGGTGCCGCGAATTGGTGCGTCAGCTTCATTTACACGCTTAGCACATCCAAAGTCTCCAATTTTGGCTCCTTGTTCTCCAATCAAGATATTGGCACCCTTGATGTCACAATGCACCAATCCTTTTGAATGTAAATGCTCTAACCCTTTAACAATTTGCCTTGTATAGCATACAATGGTCTGCTCTTCGAGTAGACCACCGTGCTGACTAACCGAACCGAATGGCATGTACTCCATGAAAAGATTGTACATGAgcgtgttgttgttgttctccataGAAATATCACACCCTCTGTAAGCAACCAAATAAGAATTGGGAAAAGATATAGAAGATAGAATTCTCTCCTCCCTCTTTAGAGGCTCGGAACACGATAGCTCCGACGACTTTACGGCAAAGACGTCTCCGTTAGCGGTGGTGGCAAGAGAGACGGTGGCGGTTGAGCCATGGCCTATAACATGTCCTCTCTTCCACTTCATGTTTGTAAGGAGGAAAAAAAGTTTGTTGTGGAATGTTGAGTTTGAGTTTGTTATTGTGTTGTGGCCTTTTTATATGTGTAATTTTTTTGGTGGGGGATATTATTGTGGCTTTGAATGATGGTTTTATGAAAAGTGTCCTTTTGATTGGGTTGGCTACTTAATTTGGTTGGCGTTCACTCTCTATctattcttctctctctctctctctctcttaaaaGTTGTCAATGTTTTCAACAAGAGTCTTATAGGGAATGATGTGTTCAAATTTGGGTGGTTTAGATTTTCCGTCGGCAATAGAATTGGTAGCTAACACGTGGGAATGGTTCTTATTATAATTGAAATTTAAGAGTGTGTATGAAATACAATCAAACTCGAATATTGAGTTTAGATGGTGAAATAAAGACGAAAAGGTGTTGGAGTTTTGATGAGGTAGATGAGATGGCATAGTTAGTTAATGTTTGAAAAATTGATATTTAGAGGTGGATGGATGGGTCAAGATGAATTGGGTGGGTTAAAGTGTTGAACCACCAAAACGGTTGGACTTTGCTCAATTCACCATGTTGGTTGAAAAGCATGACTTAATCTGTTCGCACTGCTTTAACGTCGAGGAATATGGTTTGTATCTGTTTCTATTGTGCGACGTTGCGAAACGTATTTGGTCTGTTGAGCAAAATGGATAAGACATGTTTGTCTTGGAAATTTTGAATCTGTCGCAGCTCATTTTCATGCATTTTGTCTGCAATTCTAGAACATTTTAAATTGGATTAAGGTTGTTTACCATATCATGAACATGCACAAAGCAATTGTTTTAACTCTGATTTGTCAGTATAAAAATAGTTGAATTCATTTATGAAAATAGttgattatgtattttttttaaagaaaattcaaTGGTTGGGAAAAGATTTATTTGCAGACCTCTCATTCATCTTCGTATTTCTATTTGACTTCATTGATTCACAATGCAATGAATGTTAATTAATAATCAATTGCCTCTCATTCTTTCTTGCAGACAAATAGGGACTTGGAACTTCACTTTTGGTATCCTGTCATTATCAATTTGCCATTGCTCAAAGTATAAATTCATTTCGTGTATTTAACTTCATaactataattatattaattttttatgtgcACCAGATCTGATGATTCAAATGTTGTTGTTAGTATTGCTTGTGGTAGACTTTCAGGCACTGCATCATCAACAGAAAATTTCTGATTTGTTGGCACCGAAGTTGTCTGCAACAAAGGTCTTGAGTTTGTTATGAATTCATAtacttaaattataatttttaaaaatatattatattaatcttAGGTCACTTTCATGTTATCTTTGAGTTTGTTTGACATACAATTTAATTATTGGTGGATTGACTTTCAGAGTCTAAGTGATGGCCTGGATAATGGATAATCTGCTTCGATGTTAGTTCAAAATCACTTGAAAAAGTTCCAACACGATTCAGGTTCTGGAACTGCCATGGCTGTTGTTCAAGCAGTTCTTGTAGCTTTCATCACTCCTTACAATATGCGCTTCTTGAAATAAGAATAAAGagcacaattttttttattataggaCTTAAttctacctttttttttttttcttctctaagGTAAAACATTCAGGTTTAAAAACacaaacattaaaaatataaaaaaacttactATTCTTTATTGGTTATTATTGCTCTATTATTTATTGCATTGACTACCTGCAAAAGTTGATGACAGTTATGAATAgaatctttttttttggaaagccAAACACAAATAACTTATCAAAGGCATAAGGGATGCCAAACAGTACAAAGTTATGAATAGAATCTATTTCAGCCCGTTTATTCTCTTCAACCATTGCAACTGCTTTGTATGCAACATTTGTTCATTGAAGCCTaggaaataaacataaaaataaagttTAACACCAATGAGAAAAACGAAAGTGTTTCTCTAAAAACTATTAATAATGATATTAATTGTGCAATGATATTAATAGTAAGGAGTAGGCGAATCCGATTGCCAAGAGATTTACCTGTAATTAATTCAAGATTGTTTGTCACTAATAAAAcaatcaaataagaaaatattcatGCAATTCAATTAAGATTATGTAACCAATCATTAATAGACACACTTaaattgaaaagaaataaaaaataataaaaacttcaAATAATACCATAccaatgttttgaaaagaattacTCTTGGATTTAAAAAATATTCCATTAAGCAGGTTTTTCTAGGAATTGGATCTCTCCAATTTTTTCTCTCATGCCCTCTCATGTGTAATTCTAAATCATTAGATTAATCTATCAGTTAAAATACAAGAGAGAGAAAAACATATTATTTAaggaagagagagaaatatactttaattttaatttttcttttatttttcatgtaCAAAATACTATTTATCAAACAGACCACATCATTCTATATAATTTGTTGTCAAAAATacgttgtttttttttaaaattttaatattcttgacctaataaatatttttatacattttctttgatgataattaaattatttttaaatatatttaaaaaatcaattaaaattaatttttatatttagcaAATCCTTAGGTACTAGACTCGATGTAACTTTTACTAATTCTTGTGAATTTTATTActaaaatttcatatttttacggatcactatcaccacaatatattattttattcaacaaaatatttatacatatttatagTTATAAGTGATATTTGTAATATTTCACTTCCAAAGATGATGTTTAACATTAACATCTCTAAGTATATTCCTAAGAACCATTAAGATACACGGGCTCCTTTcgtttgtactatattattcacattaagatatgaattacccgtgcggacgcacgggtcttctactagtgttttcaaccagagtcttatAGGAAATGATGTGTTCAAATTTGGGTGGTTTAGATTTTCCGTCGGCAATAGAATTGGTAGCTAACACGTGGGAATGGTTCTTATTATAATTGAAATTTAAGAGTGTGTATGAAATACAATCAAACTCGAATATTGAGTTTAGATGGTGAAATAAAGACGAAAAGGTGTTGGAGTTTTGATGAGGTAGATGGGATGGTATAGTTAGTTAATGtttgaaaaatttatatttagAGGTGGATGGATGGGTCAAGATGAATTGGGTGGGTTAAAGTGTTGAACCACCAAAACGGTTGGACTTttgtattatatattttgatatgaaGTTAGTAATTTTGGTAGAGTTGAATTGGATAATTATAGTGTGAATAGGTTAGTATCTTTGACAAATTACAAGTCGTGTGTGAAATATTAAGTTGAAGAATGAATAGTACAAGTCAAGCGGTGCAGGTGGTTTTCTAGGCTATTTAGCAGTATCTATATTTGGGTCTGCATTTTAGACTACTTTTAGTTCTAGCACTATCATAGACATTTTAGGAAATGGGTCAAAGATGTATttgaaattacaaaaaaatttgatttttttaccaATAATCaagtattaaaattaaaatacattaataattatattttataaataaattacataaacAATATGGTTTTAGAAATGACTAAAGTGTGAAAGGAAGATCATAAATGACTAAAGTGTGAAAGGCAGATCATTTGGCGCAAACATTTTGTTTTGTATGTAAGCGCTAATTGAGATGGCGTCTAGATGCATGCATTCCCTGAAAAGTCATTTCAGATAGCATTTATGTGCAAATATTGTAATTTTGGTCTctctatttttaatattttcaaagtTTCATCCTCTATTTTGAAATCTGATTTTAGTGGTCCATCTATTTCAATTTTTTCGGAATTTTTGTTCCCCACTACATTTAAGTCACAGTTTCTATAATATGAAACTAAATTGATGATGTGGCAAATATTACATGACACTAATGAAATTCAACCTCATttataatattcaatattttaataataatataaataattatatttattaaaaaaataaaaaaattaaattaaattaattcattctacattttaattttatttaaagaatacattatttaaattattattatatataattttttaatttaattaaattattatatataaacattttaGTAGATTAATCAACTACCTACCTATCAATAAAATATACTACCAAATTCCCTAAACTACCCTTAATGCAAATATTAATTACCCTTACAAAAGCCCTTTTTTGTGATTTGCTAAATCAAAAATTTATTCCTACCAATCAAATGTCTCCATTCCTCCAAATGGCACTCCCCTTCCAATATTCCTATTGGATCTCTCCTAATATCCTTTGGTTTTTCCCTCTAACCGAAAAACTCATTCATCAGTATtactctctcttccgttttctcttcatcttcacctcccTCTCTCCTCGTCTCTCTCTCCATCTTCACCTCCCTCAACCTTAGTCGCCACCTTGGTTTACCCTTCATGTTCATCCATCCTTCCCGGTCTCATCCATCCTTCTCGGTCTCTCACTCTCATCTTCCGATCTCAACCTCTTTCTTCTCCTGCAATCACTAAATCCCCGTCAAACTTCTTACATCTAAGCGAAACTAAAACTTTCGTGAGTGAGGATCCCACATATTTGTTGAAAACcgaaagtgtaacaccccaaatctaccaaaaaattatattaaaatcagagtatGAAAATTTCAACATAACTTGAGGTATTACATTTAAACTTGAAAACCAACGGCAACAAAAAACTCAATTataacagatacataacacataataaattgaagaattttaaacaattatttagTCTTCAATTAATTCAACTTCAATAAAATAACTGCATCAAATTCACAACGTTAATACTTCAAAAGAACCATAACATCTTTTGAACAACTAAATCAAACAGCAACTTTTCAAAATAACAACTTTAGTTCAACcggaaacaacataaaatcaaatgAAAGTTCAAtcccctcgagtgctacgtatcagagcgacgacaCCAATAAGCTACTAAGTCTTTACTCCTcgctacctgcacgttaccaatataaagacaATGACGAACAaataaagggtgagatatcgaatcATATAAACCAATGCATGATAAGTAATATATTATATCAAAGGATTTTACAATTACTACTTTAGAGCAACACAATACACAACTTCAATTCACAACGTAACGACTTATAAAAATGCGATTCAATTGCAACTcggactatgcgtatgcatgtggtaccatttggagtagaactcccaacttaaacagatgcaaggttatcgaggcatttcaacaacatcaacaggttgccatcaaggccaacttaatcaatgccatcaaggccaacatAATCAATGCAATGTTATGCGAAAATATGAACGACATCCACTCAACAATATTACAATACAatcagaacaacaacaacaacagaaacAACAACTTAAGCCGCAACTTAAATAACTTTCAACATTGGCTATTTAAGCATACAATCAAACCTGTCCAAATTTGGGACAAAACCAACGTATTCAACATGATTTTCAATAAAAACAGCCAACCACAATTACCTAAATATAATAAGAACCACTTCGTCAATTTTCATTCAATTCCGAGCAACTAAAATATCGCTTAATCTACGAATGTAACCTATTCAGTACAGCTTTCTGTCTAATACTACCTACTGCCAAATGATTCTTGCTACAATTTAATTAATCTAGATTTAAATTCCTGCtagcttattatttttcttctaacaAGTTGCATATTTCCTAATACTAGAATTTTCCTTTGCTACTGTATGGTCAAATAGTATTCTTCTACCTTTAAATATTCAATACCAAGATCGCTACTAAATTATTCACCTGAGGTGGCATCAATATTGTTACTAATATATATCGTTTTCCTGATACAATCGACCGATTATATTCTATTGATTGTGCTCGATTTCAAatcctaaatatatatatatatatatatatatatatatatatatatatatatatatatatatatatatatttaggagGGATATAtatactccaggagtaagttattataacttactccaaatctagaccattgattcttctcaatctaatggttaaaaataataattaatagttttttctctccacatt contains:
- the LOC131606768 gene encoding mitogen-activated protein kinase kinase kinase 18-like, with the translated sequence MKWKRGHVIGHGSTATVSLATTANGDVFAVKSSELSCSEPLKREERILSSISFPNSYLVAYRGCDISMENNNNTLMYNLFMEYMPFGSVSQHGGLLEEQTIVCYTRQIVKGLEHLHSKGLVHCDIKGANILIGEQGAKIGDFGCAKRVNEADAPIRGTPIFMAPEVARGEEQECPSDIWSLGCTIIEMFTGSSPWPNADDPISALFHIAYSNEVPLIPCLLSDQAKDFLGKCLRKNPKERFTASQLLKHPYLEELSSSAKQVVEPNSYSPTSILEQGFWSSMEESESLKFGNLIHTKSLETLVDDRIRRLTVEPCLARWHDNNDDVDENWITIRENEVDSFCNCGSELGSTSDELILKRLVESNVKDGISGHDFRDGSFVGSNFNFHVGIVKMLLPSTLDGL